GCAATGGAAGCAAAATGATGTCCTAAAACCACGATGGGTTTGCTGGGTTCGTAATCTACCCCATCTCTCAAAGTATGCGAGGGAGCCGGATTATTATCATTTAGCCCGAATTTTTTGTACACAAATTTCCCATAGATTTTGTATGCACTGAAAAGGATTATTGCGGAAAAAACTAAAAGAACGGAAAGGTTCATCATGAGATATTTGGGAATTTGGGCTTTTTTCGAATTAAATATCTAAAACAGGATATATTCTCAAAATAAGGTAATTATTAACAGCGGGAAAAGGCGTTTTAAAGAATCTCAAACAAAACTAAAACAGAAGCTATTTAATTGCTGATTTTATTTACCGGATTTATGGCATAAATTTGTAACCTTTGACTCGTCAAAAAACAACCTAAAAACTCAATATGGCTTGGTTTAAAAGAACTGACAAAGGCATTAAAACCTCCACAGCGGAGAAAAAGGATGCTCCTGATGGCCTTTGGTTTAAAACTCCAAATGGAAATATCATCCATACCAGAGAGCTCAAAAACAATTCATTTGTATGCCCTGATGATGATTTTCATGTGAAAATCGGTTCGAAAGAATACTTCGAGATTCTTTTTGACAATAATAAATTCAAAGAGCTGGATGCCAATATGACCTCTGGTGATCCTTTGAAATTTACCGACACCAAACCCTATGTGGCCCGCATAGAGGCGACCATCAAGAAGACCGATCTCAATGATGCAGTGCGCTCAGCCGTGGGTAAAATGAACGGACTGGATATCGTAGTTGCTTGTATGGACTTCAATTTCATCGGTGGATCCATGGGTTCGGTAGTGGGCGAAAAAATCGCCAGAGCAATAGATCACTCTCTGAAAAACAAAATCCCGTTTCTGATGATTTCAAAGTCTGGCGGGGCGAGAATGATGGAAGCTGGGTTTTCACTAATGCAAATGGCGAAAACATCTGCCAAGCTTGCGATGTTAGATCAAGCACGGATACCATACATCTCCATGCTTACTGATCCTACTACCGGGGGAGTGACGGCTTCCTATGCAATGCTGGGTGACTTCAATATCGCAGAGCCGGAAGCCTTGATAGGGTTTGCAGGACCACGTGTGATCCGTGAGACCATTGGTAAAGATCTGCCAAAGGGATTTCAAAGTTCTGAATTTGTATTGGAGCATGGATTCTTGGATTTTATTATTGACAGACGTCAATTGAAAAACCGATTGACCACTTTGCTAAACCTTTTAAACAATTAATTATTATACTACTGGAAGGTTTTGATTATTCAGGGCAAATTTGCTGGAGTAATTGACCTGCTTTAGTGATTAATAAATATATTTGTGCTCCCATATCGGGAGTCAATCCATAAGAAAAATTAAACCAAAATTTCATGGGTTCAGTAATTATCACATCCATTGTAGCATTTACGGTAATCATTTTGCTACTGGTTTTTATCCTCCTTTTTGCCCAGTCTAAGCTGGTAGCATCAGGACCTGTCAACATTGTGATCAATGGAGACGACAGTTCACCTATCGTGACCTCTGCTGGTACTACCCTGCTTTCTACGCTTGGTAATCAGAAAATCTTCTTGCCATCAGCATGTGGTGGCGGTGGAACCTGTGCCATGTGTAAGTGCGTAGTCGAAGAAGGTGGTGGAGAAGTTCTACCTACTGAAGTAGGGCATCTTAGCAGAGCTGAGCAGCAGGAGAATGTCCGACTAGCATGTCAGGTGAAAGTAAAGAATGATATGAAGATCCGGGTTCCGGAAGAAATCTTCGGTATCAAAAAGTGGGATTGCGAAGTTATTTCCAACTATAACGTTTCTACTTTCATTAAGGAGTTCAAAGTAAAACTGCCTGAAGGCGAGACTTTGGAATTCGAAGCAGGGGGATATATTCAGATTGACGTTCCTGTGGTTACAGTGAACTTCAAGGATATGGATATCACTCCGCACCCAGAGCTTGGTCACCCAGAGGATGTCTATCAGAGCGATTGGGATAAGTTTGGTCTTTGGGACCTGGTGATGAAAAATGACGAGGAGTTGTTCCGTGCATACTCCATGGCCAATCACCCGGCTGAAGGTAATATCGTGATGCTTACCATCCGTATCGCTACTCCTCCATGGGACAGAGCTAATAACAAATGGATGGATGTGAATCCTGGTGTTTGTTCTTCTTATGTATTCTCCCGTAAGCCAGGTGACAAAGTGACCATTTCAGGTCCTTATGGCGAGTTCCATATCAACCCTACCCAGCGTGAGATGGTCTATATCGGCGGTGGTGCAGGTATGGCTCCATTGAGAGCACAGATTTTCCACCTTTTCCATACGGAGAAAACGAGCAGAAAAGTTTCTTATTGGTACGGTGGTAGATCAAAGAAGGAATTGTTCTACGTACCTCACTTCAGAGAAATTGAAGAGAATTTCCCGAACTTCCAGTTTAACATCGGACTTTCAGAACCACTTCCAGAGGATAATTGGAAAATCAAAAAATCACTGGATGATAAAGAAGGTGATGGCTATGTAGGCTTTATCCACCAGGTTCTTTATGATAATTATCTCAAGGATCACCCTGAGCCAGATGAAGTAGAATACTACCTTTGTGGACCTCCATTGATGAACTCAGCAGTATTGAAATTGCTGGATGATCTAGGAATTCCACAGGAAAATATCCGATTCGATGATTTCGGAGGTTAATCATAAAACAAAGGATCCCGCTTCGGCGGGATTTTTTATTTAAGAGGCAATTTTGTTTATTTTTACCTAAGACAATCACCCTTTATGAATATCCAATCCTTTTTTGAACCTGTGGCAGAATACCTGTGGCAGAAGAAGTACCCAAATAATTCCTTTTTCAAGCAGATCCATTTTTATGGAGAAGAATTTCCGGACCTCAAAGGCGTACAGATCGCTTTGGTAGGAATCCGCGAAAATCGAGGTTTGCGTAGAGTAGAAAGTGCGGACCGTGGAAGCAGCGAAATCAGAGAGAAACTCTATGAACTGAAAAAAGGAATGGGTTCATATCGCGTAGCTGACCTGGGAGATTTGATTTCGGGTGAGAAGCTGTCGGATACTTATCATGCCATGCAGGAAGTGGGAGAGTATCTGATGAAGCAGCAAATCCTTCCTGTTTACTTTGGGGGCTCGCATGACCTGGACTATGGGCAGTATTTGTCTTACGAAAAGATGAAAAAACTGGTGAATATGCTGACCGTTGATGCCAAATTGGATATGGAAGAAGATGGTCCAATGGCGGATCAGCATACCCAGGAAATCATACTTCATCAGCCAAATTTCCTTTTCTCATCATCCCATCTTGCTTATCAGAGTTTTCTGGTTGATCCTTCCTTAGTGAATGTGATCGAAAAGCTTTATTTTGAGCATGTACGTTTAGGTGAGCTCAGAAAGGAATTTAAGGAGGTAGAACCCTTGATTCG
This genomic window from Algoriphagus sp. TR-M9 contains:
- the nqrF gene encoding NADH:ubiquinone reductase (Na(+)-transporting) subunit F, coding for MGSVIITSIVAFTVIILLLVFILLFAQSKLVASGPVNIVINGDDSSPIVTSAGTTLLSTLGNQKIFLPSACGGGGTCAMCKCVVEEGGGEVLPTEVGHLSRAEQQENVRLACQVKVKNDMKIRVPEEIFGIKKWDCEVISNYNVSTFIKEFKVKLPEGETLEFEAGGYIQIDVPVVTVNFKDMDITPHPELGHPEDVYQSDWDKFGLWDLVMKNDEELFRAYSMANHPAEGNIVMLTIRIATPPWDRANNKWMDVNPGVCSSYVFSRKPGDKVTISGPYGEFHINPTQREMVYIGGGAGMAPLRAQIFHLFHTEKTSRKVSYWYGGRSKKELFYVPHFREIEENFPNFQFNIGLSEPLPEDNWKIKKSLDDKEGDGYVGFIHQVLYDNYLKDHPEPDEVEYYLCGPPLMNSAVLKLLDDLGIPQENIRFDDFGG
- the accD gene encoding acetyl-CoA carboxylase, carboxyltransferase subunit beta: MAWFKRTDKGIKTSTAEKKDAPDGLWFKTPNGNIIHTRELKNNSFVCPDDDFHVKIGSKEYFEILFDNNKFKELDANMTSGDPLKFTDTKPYVARIEATIKKTDLNDAVRSAVGKMNGLDIVVACMDFNFIGGSMGSVVGEKIARAIDHSLKNKIPFLMISKSGGARMMEAGFSLMQMAKTSAKLAMLDQARIPYISMLTDPTTGGVTASYAMLGDFNIAEPEALIGFAGPRVIRETIGKDLPKGFQSSEFVLEHGFLDFIIDRRQLKNRLTTLLNLLNN
- a CDS encoding formimidoylglutamase, with amino-acid sequence MNIQSFFEPVAEYLWQKKYPNNSFFKQIHFYGEEFPDLKGVQIALVGIRENRGLRRVESADRGSSEIREKLYELKKGMGSYRVADLGDLISGEKLSDTYHAMQEVGEYLMKQQILPVYFGGSHDLDYGQYLSYEKMKKLVNMLTVDAKLDMEEDGPMADQHTQEIILHQPNFLFSSSHLAYQSFLVDPSLVNVIEKLYFEHVRLGELRKEFKEVEPLIRNADLMSFDLSAIQSADAPGAVDAQPFGLTGEEACQICWFAGTNEKLSSIGIYGYEPYFDDAANKTAKVVAVMIWYFLEGFYSRKDSLSFKSSDYIKYTVSLDAKPNLLVFYKSKRSGKWWMEIPHNETEKFDRVTTVPCSYADYQMAQKGEIPERWINAQIKLL